A window from Solanum stenotomum isolate F172 chromosome 5, ASM1918654v1, whole genome shotgun sequence encodes these proteins:
- the LOC125864014 gene encoding two-component response regulator ARR12-like has product MATGYYDIIDEVRVVLVDPETENVTEMVDLLKSYDYKVITVRTSSEAVEMLSKGEKKVDVIIISVHSPNLDSFKLLAQAMTLNIISLFVCDAYNELLAKKALKEGACLFVQRPLNEEIIKYLWQFVLRRKIEREKAKKGSEDGDKRIVKDVDTNNMDGDNEVLSKETNDVANTEEHRNNIDEAEDNITLNGKYKRRRKNNRKDRKKDKVIKQKNCVKWNADLHAKFMESLEQLGEGRCYPKDIVEVMDVSGLTRMQVASHLQKCRFNNWKSPEEHKSNRRLSGQESLSEFPQKNSNRKYGTMPRLQNNIPNQIQRGPEFPFSTLNTSNIFARGVSSIQEKLYPPQFQVQPHYPNIDNSLNNPFLSVQNNVGGVLQQHQHRPLLEMFGSLRLHDPIIGNITHRPGSAFNTWNRHTQSEYNLDLNVAHKTTHSGSKIMHDIGVENTTINDYNLNVNAGNTNTDSGSTMMSDTDAENATSDELGTINANFQQHIAESNMSYPSNIATTYKSDIEGSDSNEKEDCDAYSNFNNMGYFFQNLGPPGANLPNSYDSEFDQVYSDD; this is encoded by the exons TTATTACGGTTCGTACATCTTCAGAAGCAGTGGAAATGCTCTCCAAAGGAGAGAAAAAAGTTGATGTTATTATAATCAGTGTTCATTCACCGAATTTGGATTCTTTTAAACTTTTGGCTCAAGCTATGACCTTGAATATAATTTCACTAT TTGTATGTGATGCATACAATGAACTCTTGGCAAAAAAGGCTTTGAAAGAAGGAGCATGCCTTTTTGTACAAAGGCCACTAAATGAGGAAATTATAAAATACTTGTGGCAATTTGTATTGAGGAGAAaaatagaaagagagaaagcGAAAAAAGGATCAGAAGATGGAGACAAGAGGATTGTTAAAGATGTTGATACAAATAATATGGATGGAGATAATGAAGTATTATCTAAAGAAACAAATGATGTGGCTAATACTGAGGAAcatagaaataatattgatgaagCTGAAGACAATATCACATTGAATGGAAAATacaagaggaggaggaagaacaatagaaaagatagaaaaaaggATAAGGTTATTAAGCAAAAGAACTGTGTAAAGTGGAATGCGGATCTTCATGCGAAATTCATGGAAAGTTTGGAACAATTAGGTGAAGGAA GATGTTACCCAAAGGATATAGTGGAGGTTATGGATGTGTCTGGTCTTACAAGGATGCAGGTAGCGAGTCATTTACAG AAATGTCGTTTCAACAATTGGAAATCTCCAGAAGAGCACAAAAGTAATCGTCGTCTATCAGGCCAAGAATCTTTAAGTGAATTTCCACAAAAAAATAGCAATAGAAAATATGGGACAATGCCCCGTCTTCAAAATAATATTCCTAATCAGATCCAAAGGGGACCAGAGTTTCCATTTTCAACTCTCAATACCAGCAACATTTTTGCCAGAGGGGTGAGTTCAATTCAAGAGAAACTCTATCCTCCACAATTTCAGGTTCAACCTCACTACCCCAACATTGACAATTCATTAAATAATCCATTTTTGTCTGTGCAAAATAATGTTGGCGGTGTGCTTCAACAACATCAGCATAGACCATTATTGGAAATGTTTGGTTCACTAAGGCTACATGACCCAATTATAGGAAACATTACTCATAGGCCTGGCTCGGCATTTAACACTTGGAATCGTCATACTCAAAGTGAGTACAACTTGGACCTCAATGTAGCTCATAAAACAACACATTCAGGTAGTAAAATAATGCATGATATAGGTGTTGAAAATACGACTATTAATGACTACAACTTGAATGTGAATGCAGGAAATACAAACACAGATTCAGGTAGCACAATGATGTCTGATACTGATGCTGAAAATGCGACTAGTGACGAACTTGGAACAATAAATGCTAATTTTCAGCAACATATTGCTGAATCAAATATGTCTTATCCGAGTAATATCGCGACAACATATAAGAGTGATATAGAAGGAAGTGATTCAAATGAGAAGGAAGATTGTGATGCATATTCTAATTTCAATAATATGGGTTATTTCTTCCAAAATCTTGGACCTCCAGGTGCTAACCTACCCAATTCATATGACAGTGAGTTTGATCAAGTTTATTCTGATGATTAG